agttccatgtggcttttcacggatgatgctgtagtatacagagaagttgcagcgaaatgcaggaagatctgcagcggataggcacttggtgcagggagtggcaactgacccttaacgtagacaaatgtaatgtattgcgaatacatagaaagaaggatcccttattgtatgattatatgatagtggaacaaacactggtagcagttacttctgtgaaatatctgagagtatgcgtatggaacgatttgaagtggaatgatcatataaaattaattgttggtaaggcgggggccaggttgagattcattgggagaatccttagaaaatgtagcccatcaacaaaggaggtggcttacaaaacactcattcggcctatacttgagtattgctgatcagtgtgggatccgtaccaggtcgggttgacagaggagatagagaagatccaaagaagagtggcgcgtttcgtcacagggttatttggtaagcgtgataacgttacggagatgtttagcaaactcaagtggcagactcttcaatagaggcgctctgcatcgcggtgtagcttgctgtccaggtttcgagagggtgcgtttctggatgaggtatcgaatatattgctttcccctacttatacctcccgaggagatcgcgaatataaaattagagagattcgagcatgcatggaggctttccggcagtcattctttccgcaagccatacgcgactggaacagaaaagggaggtaatgacagtggcacataaagtgccctccaccacacactgttgggtggcttgtggagtttaaatgtagatgtagatgcagaaccaaTGAAAATCACTGATTCTTCAATTTCTAGCAACTGGCCTCAACTTTATTAGAAACGGTAGTTTCGTACTGAACAGTAAACCCCCAAGTCTTtaagaatcaaactcccatgtataaaaaagcttcaaacatctgattgctttacaaatgatttaatgtgttaaatatttgatttaagcatgtaagcaagaaaaagtttgatattatgcttaaagtttgtttgaAGTCACTGATTGGTCTCATTATGAAATGCTCGATGAATATAGTCTCGGCAATTTGCTCTCCATTTTTAGccaaagctagtttttcacacctctcaatgtttgtgatgtcatatctcctgaactgtttgttgtacaatgatataatgttgcaggtacattcagtggtatatgtggatactgtctgtgaacagttttgtgaataTAGTTggtagtaatgaagtaataaattaaaacatcatatctGTTGCTAACTTTTTACTGCATGTACagctaaaatgtagtaagcaataaacttatcctttcatcattttgtgggggtttcaatgaggaaaaagtttcataaaggtgtaacgttatgtgtaaagtttgttggaagttgctaaatgCTATctttctcaaatgctggatgaatcaAGTCTGGGTATTTGCATGCCATCAGTTAATGCTACCCCAAGACAAACACACAGCTTTGTAACTAGTAATTGTCTTATTGTaggaacttttaacataagattacacctcttaatgagtagattatgatagctttttaaatttggtcaatgatTACGCAAAATactgaaattcaaattttttgcCCCTTTGAAGTTATTAGGCAGGCAACCTGCAACTACTATGGGTCCCTGGATAGTTGCTCAGCAATATAGTTAGCCCTAAAGCAGTATAATGAAGCTCCTTGAAATCGGTGAAGAACAGAGTCTGGCCTCTCTTAGCTAAACATGGCCAAAATATGTCCTCTATGATTATTTAAATTTGATCCAAAACTTCTGATCATCATACGTGTGTTCATATTGAGaaattactcattattattattaaaattatcattGCAATCACTTTGGTGTATAAATTTTTAGATGATGAGAATCGGGATTATATTTTGCATAATAATGGAGTCCATATCATCAGCTCCTGCCTGTCATCCCCCAGGGAGGAAACTGTCATAGCAGCCATAACAACTTTAATCTTCTTGGTAACACCAGAATCAAAGCTAGGTAATGTATGATGATAGTGATTATGATGAGCTACTGTAATATACTTTATGCTGAAGGCAGTCAATATTTTTTATACTGTACTGTTCTTTTCAGTTGTAGCAACACCAGAAGTGGTTTCTTGCATATCACAGCTGTGCTCAAGTCCCAATCCAAGAATTACAAATTTAGCCAAAATATTTATTGAAGACTATGTCAGCGAGCGCAGTCAGCTAGAAGAAACAGTCGAAAATAGTCTGAGCAGTTGAAATCAAAAAAATTATGTGGGAGACATTTTTCGTTTGCAACAAAACTGTACTCAAGTACAGAAGTGTAGTGCACAAAATGCTTTTCAGTGATTTACTGAGAGAAACCCCTACACAACACAATTGTATGTATTCCAGTGAAGTGAAAAATATCGAAAAACTAAGTTCTGCAGGGAAGATGACAAAGCTGGAAGTAGGAAATGAAGCATCCGTGAGAAGAACCATAACAGTTGAAGATTTAGATAAATTTGGCAGTCTTATTGGGGATTACAACACAGTACATAGTGGGGTGAGACCAATTGTCCATGGTGCATTTCTGAATGgccttgtttctggtgttatagggACAAAACTACCTGGTTCAGGGTCCATTGTAGTCCAAGAGCTTTTAAGGTTTCCTAATTCATGCCATGCAGGAGATACTGTAAATGTTACTGTTAGAATTACAGAAGTTAGAAAGCTTGTATCTTGCTCATTCTCGTGTGTCTGTGAATCTGACAACAAGGTAGTTATGGAAGGCACTGCAAAGCTAATAATAAAGAGTTTAAAGtagtaaaatgtgtttcttttaagTAAAATATATAATGTAACCTTAAATCTATCACTGAGTTTGTAAGAGGTTGCCCTGAATTTATGACAACTTATCATTTAGTTCCAGGTCtactgaaatatattttgattaCACGTTCATTTACTGGAAATTACTTCAATTAAAATGATTTCAATCATCTTTCTTTTTAACTAGTTTATATAGGTTACTTAGAAGGGCACTTCGGCAATAGCTTCTTCGTAGATGCAACGTACTGCCAACTTCCTTCTTAACGTTATGCAGCAGATTTCTCAATATTtttagtaaataaaagaaaatacattgtttgtaacaGTATGCATATTACATCATGCATTTTAATCACATATTCCCTGtttataagaaaaatattttaaaatggcaGTAATAGACATCATCCAGAATGTACAGTTCATTTTGCGATgaacccccagggggtccacaattcTTTTGTGGATACAAGCATGGCGAGGATGGGACCCCGAGCTAGTGCAGCTctctttcctttctgggctgcataccttccctttccacacCCCTCCCTGTTCCTGATCCTGCCCCTTCCCTTCCCCTTATCCCTCtctttgggagtatgttttgtgcccaCAGTTGCAGACAGATGCTTGTGACTCTAAGACATGGTTACTCTTCTTTTCTCTCTATACTGGTAATTCTCTGTCCtcactttgtccttctctttttccTTGATTCTTCTCTTTACCTTCTTCTCCACTGTGGTATTTGAGacctcttctcttctttccttttctttgttcctccctttctctttctttcctccctgtgcatgtctgaaggctgacccacgatTAGCTGGTGATGGGGTAAAGCGTAATTCCCCGCTCTGGGTAGACAAGTAGGACGCATACAGACCCCTGGTGAAGGTGAGCCCCAGGGAGGGGTGAATACCCAAGCTGGTACCTTCTGAacatgccaattggtccctccatccgtttctcaGGAGATGTGACATAAGGTGTGGACAATcatctaaggcgggagtgccctcagagagggccccccactgggaaggagcgtgccattggtcgtttctcggtctgacgaaggtcaagacttctccacagtcgaCCCTTCCATTATTCAGAAAGTTGTCGACACAGTTGCAGGTGTTTTAAAGTCTTGTCCCTGGTTACAAAATGCCACCTTGTTGTTAGGAACAGACAGTGCCCTTCAGgcacataaattgcttcgaacTACACTGTACTTTAAATTCATCGCGGGGGGTGGTTTATATGAGGTCTCAATGGGTTATCCAATGAGGACATCcaaaattacctgtctgatcagggtGTAACGGCCGTACATTGAGTCATGAAAATAGTTGACAAGGAACTGCTACCGACTCACACTCTCTTCTTGACGTTTGaaagagttcaacttccatcgaacattaaaCAGGATATGAGTTCATTTCAGTTCGCCCTTACTTCCTCAACCCTATGtcttgctatcagtgtcagcgatTTAATCATACAAGCTAGTCATGTTCCAATATGGCCAAATGCGTTACATGTGGCAGGGATacccatgagggtgattgtccccctccatccccttgttgcatcaactgtatgggcaaccaagctgcttcctctagagagtgCCCTATTTTTACAGATGAATGAATTAttcaggagatctgggtgaaggaaaaggtaTCCACTTTGCTGTTCGTAAGTTATTCACCAGTAGAAAGCCCTGTGCTCCCAGTGGGTAAATATAGCACTGTTTCTCGCTGCCTTGCTTGTCCTCGACCTACTAAGGAGATAGCCACtcagacttgtgacctcacctttagcaccacagtcgtcagatcgtccagcccaaagatcgcccattcaacctcccaAGTATCACCCGCTCACTCTAAGACTCAACCTTCATCGGCTCCTGCTAAATCACGGGCCTCAAAATCGGACACCTGGACTTACataaaagagcctactcgtgaagatttttacgTTCGCAGCCCTCACAACCATCAACTCCTCCCTCTTCTCAACatcctgcttccaagaaggctcagAAGAAAGAAAGTTCCTCTCCTTCCCTGCCATGATGTGTGTCTTCTACAGCGCCACCCTGCGGTAGCCGCCCTCGGCTGTCTTTCATGTCGCCGAGACGCaatgctggtggccgatcaaccagCTGATCACTGGCAGCAGGAGCTaccccgaacaacctatggatcaggatcttctaccTTTGGCTGAATGCCGTTTCACACTGCCGGCTCTCAGCAGTCACTGAGTTCACGGCAACCGTGGTGAGatttttcccttttctgtccaccctatgtcaattatccatttAATATCCACATAATTCACTCCAATCggatgaattgtcaatcctcttacgatcctGCTTCCTGGTCGtgttctgtcttcaggaaacaaagctacaccCCCATGATTGCTTTGTCTTCCCTCATTCCAATCACTtcggtttgatctcccctctgtcgaTGGCGCTCCAGCAAATGGAGGAGTatcattcttctccatgatactattcattatcacccaatccccttaaacagttccttccaagctgttgctgtacGTCTTTCCTTTTCTAGATACACATTCTCTCTTTGTACCATATATTTTCcattgtccacaccaatggcaagagccgATCCCCTTCATTTCCTTGGTCAGCTGCCTCCTCCTCCGCCTATATCATGCCTTAGTGCACTCAAAATTGGACTGAGGAAGCATAGTTTATTCCTCTGCATGGCCATCTATTCTTTGGTGCCTAGAATCTGTCCACCACCATGAATTACGtttagcatctggagctttttacaccagcctcgtggagagcctttatgctgagactgctgtacCTCCACTGTCCAATTGGTGAGCTGCCCTTCTGAGTCGTTACactagtcatctgtcttccatgcctgctcatccGACCCATGCCCTTTTTCtcaacgcctccttggatttagggtacgcAGGCCACCATTCCTCTCTACCACCAGTGGGAGTCCCCTTTCGTCAACTGCTACATCCTCTTTCCTtccaattttctaaatttttctttaccAATAGTGTTACGGTGCCACCATGGTTTTGCCCCTGGACCTGCCTTCTCCATGACCTGTGGCAGTGTCCCAAGGATAGTACCCCCTCCTACagtttattgtcgggcatttggttctctatgcacacaaatggaggatgccacatttatttacaccaatGGGTCTAAGACCACGTTTGGTGTTGGGAGtccctatattgttggcgacacccctattAGATTTCAGCTTCCTGGCCAGTGTTTGGTTTTTACCACGGAgttttatgctgttctccaggctgacCAATACATCCGTCACTATAAGCAGATACAGTATATTACATGCTAGGATTcactcagctctcttctcaacctccaagctctttattccccccaccctctggtccaccgagtTCAGGACTGCCTCTACATGCTCCACTTGGGGgtatctctgtggcattcctctagATCCCAGGGCATATTGGTATCTGCAGAAACAAGGCTGCTGATATAGCGGCAAAGGCTACAGCCTCTCTTTCTTGGCCCACTGTTCACGTGGTTCCCTTTGCCAATCTACAGAGCAATTTATGTCAtctt
The genomic region above belongs to Schistocerca americana isolate TAMUIC-IGC-003095 chromosome 7, iqSchAmer2.1, whole genome shotgun sequence and contains:
- the LOC124622482 gene encoding LOW QUALITY PROTEIN: uncharacterized protein LOC124622482 (The sequence of the model RefSeq protein was modified relative to this genomic sequence to represent the inferred CDS: deleted 1 base in 1 codon), which codes for MFSTPEKLAKRTGKKDANRQEYLGQLVNEFRTTKSKEAKEQVLANLANFAYDPINYEYLRHLKVIDLFLDQLSEANSILLELALGGLCNLALDDENRDYILHNNGVHIISSCLSSPREETVIAAITTLIFLVTPESKLVVATPEVVSCISQLCSSPNPRITNLAKIFIEDYVSERSQLEETVENSLSVEIKKIMWETFFVCNKTVLKYRSVVHKMLFSDLLRETPTQHNCMYSSEVKNIEKLSSAGKMTKLEVGNEASVRRTITVEDLDKFGSLIGDYNTVHSGVRPIVHGAFLNGLVSGVIGTKLPGSGSIVVQELLRFPNSCHAGDTVNVTVRITEVRKLVSCSFSCVCESDNKVVMEGTAKLIIKSLK